A stretch of Leucobacter aridicollis DNA encodes these proteins:
- a CDS encoding ATP-binding protein: protein MTMLDTLFGLIPAESRGQQWVADELQLVNWGGYDGAHRVRFSPRATLLCGGSGSGKSTLMDAYIALMMPHTTPFNGASNGGVAGRSRGEEQRNILSYGRGKLDESRTDEGTQVRVLRGDGEDTWTAIAATWLDHDGSRFTALRAWYIPATARIIEDTVRVRATVDGTFDLGDLETAAAQRLGDAAVRAAGLDTYSTDREFAAKIHSVLGIGASGAGAKAMSLLARIQAGQQITTVDELYKRMVLEEPETLATADAVVEHFDELESTRMRMVTAQRQVRALRPIRDMRGRILAAADQLRLIDDIGRFDDPDSLSALWRTGRRLELLRDVEAELQQDKAAADTEVRTQQALAAAAEAEREGLVEVLRNSGGDQIERAERDLSIIEKQLETVTASRRRFDEAIAPIGEDASTEKAFRQLIARAQAALADPQAKAAVRDAYADARGKTNALREQVSDLAKESGRAESLRGNIPGHLHEARELLASAAGIPIEELPFVGELIEVRTEFEPWRQAFNLALGGFATTLLIDTANLGKFRQAINEVRLPMRLRYEGAHTDRGWHARLDSAKLPGRLEFRDTPFTGWLMDRLEEQFGFVCVDTAAGLSEHRMALSISGQMSQGSRGAHGGHGRANVLGFSNQRRLDDLADQAGDLSARLTAATKTEKEAAAALDALDARHAAYAKISDLTWDQVDVATLEAQRDKWLALVAELVSGNPKLEPLKAQIGQLKQKLAELQKALGRAEARQERVAADWAHITDEVDEAQRAVDDAEDAERLLDPDQLAYLDERFDSPAGTPARSKLEALARFDAALDSASRLLREDQAAAQLTLEEQRLHLKRALEGFLESWPNPNLRADPDSSLADFERILAELETSGLHELETEWKHSLLKLSGNDLTNLDSMLSRALREIRERIEPINRIMQDLPFYDDEHRLQITPRENQSEARRRFRAELREVRALIAAAATDAEREQAYERMKKFIGRIRRTAPDFAELVDVRNHVRVSAEKVHAVTKQHAALYDHIGEKSGGESQELIAFIVGAALRYQLGDADAERPRYAPVFLDEALIKADAHFTKRAIGAWRGLGFQLVIGAPNDKYSAIEPHVDVEYDILKDTSGRSWAKPKVGLSEVP from the coding sequence ATGACAATGCTCGACACGCTCTTTGGCCTCATTCCCGCCGAGTCGCGCGGGCAGCAGTGGGTTGCGGACGAGCTCCAGCTCGTGAACTGGGGCGGCTACGATGGCGCGCACCGGGTGCGCTTCTCGCCGCGGGCGACGCTGCTGTGCGGCGGATCAGGATCGGGAAAATCCACGCTCATGGACGCGTACATCGCGCTCATGATGCCGCACACCACGCCGTTCAACGGCGCCTCGAACGGCGGCGTCGCCGGGCGTTCCCGCGGCGAGGAGCAGCGCAACATTCTCTCGTACGGCCGCGGCAAGCTCGACGAGTCGCGCACGGACGAGGGGACGCAGGTGCGCGTGCTCCGTGGGGACGGCGAGGACACGTGGACCGCGATCGCCGCAACCTGGCTCGATCACGATGGATCGCGGTTCACCGCGCTGCGGGCCTGGTACATCCCGGCGACCGCGCGCATCATCGAGGACACCGTGCGGGTGCGTGCGACGGTCGACGGAACGTTCGACCTCGGCGACCTCGAGACCGCCGCCGCGCAGCGGCTGGGCGACGCCGCGGTGCGCGCGGCGGGTCTCGACACCTATTCGACCGACCGTGAGTTCGCGGCGAAGATCCACTCGGTGCTTGGCATCGGAGCGTCCGGCGCCGGGGCGAAGGCGATGAGCCTGCTCGCGCGCATCCAGGCGGGCCAGCAGATCACGACCGTCGACGAGTTGTACAAGCGGATGGTGCTCGAGGAGCCCGAGACGCTCGCGACGGCCGACGCCGTCGTCGAACACTTCGACGAGCTTGAGAGCACGCGCATGCGGATGGTCACCGCGCAGCGGCAGGTGCGCGCCCTGCGGCCGATCCGCGACATGCGGGGCCGGATCCTCGCGGCCGCCGACCAGCTGAGGCTCATCGACGACATCGGCCGCTTCGACGACCCAGACTCGCTCTCGGCGCTCTGGCGCACCGGGCGCAGGCTCGAGCTGCTGCGCGACGTCGAAGCCGAACTGCAGCAGGACAAGGCCGCGGCTGACACCGAGGTGCGCACGCAGCAGGCCCTCGCCGCGGCGGCCGAGGCCGAGCGCGAGGGGCTCGTCGAGGTCCTGCGGAACTCCGGCGGCGACCAGATCGAGCGCGCCGAGCGAGATCTCTCGATCATCGAGAAGCAGCTCGAGACCGTGACCGCATCGCGCCGCAGGTTCGACGAGGCCATCGCGCCGATCGGCGAGGACGCGAGCACCGAGAAGGCGTTCCGGCAGCTCATCGCCCGCGCCCAGGCCGCGCTTGCGGACCCGCAGGCAAAGGCCGCGGTCCGCGACGCCTATGCCGACGCCCGAGGCAAGACGAACGCCCTGCGCGAGCAGGTCTCCGACCTCGCGAAGGAGAGCGGGCGGGCGGAGTCGCTCCGCGGCAACATTCCCGGACATCTGCACGAGGCGCGTGAGCTGCTCGCGAGCGCGGCGGGGATCCCGATCGAGGAGCTGCCCTTTGTCGGCGAGCTCATTGAGGTCCGCACCGAGTTCGAGCCCTGGCGCCAGGCGTTCAACCTCGCGCTCGGCGGCTTCGCGACGACGCTGCTCATCGACACCGCGAACCTCGGCAAGTTCAGGCAGGCCATCAACGAGGTGCGGCTGCCGATGCGGCTGCGCTACGAGGGCGCACACACCGATCGCGGCTGGCACGCGCGGCTCGACTCGGCGAAGCTGCCGGGCCGCCTCGAGTTCCGTGACACGCCGTTCACCGGGTGGCTCATGGACAGGCTCGAGGAACAGTTCGGGTTCGTCTGCGTTGACACCGCGGCCGGCCTCTCCGAGCACCGGATGGCGTTGAGCATCAGCGGCCAGATGTCGCAGGGCTCCCGCGGGGCCCACGGCGGCCACGGGCGCGCAAACGTGCTCGGCTTCTCCAACCAGCGCAGGCTCGACGACCTCGCGGATCAGGCGGGGGACCTCTCGGCGCGACTGACCGCGGCGACGAAAACGGAGAAGGAGGCCGCGGCGGCCCTCGACGCGCTTGACGCGCGACATGCCGCCTACGCGAAGATCAGCGACCTCACCTGGGACCAGGTCGACGTGGCGACGCTCGAGGCGCAGCGCGACAAGTGGCTGGCGCTCGTGGCCGAGCTCGTCTCGGGCAACCCGAAGCTCGAGCCGCTGAAAGCCCAGATCGGGCAGCTCAAGCAGAAGCTCGCCGAGCTGCAGAAGGCGCTCGGCCGGGCCGAGGCACGCCAGGAGAGGGTCGCCGCGGATTGGGCGCACATCACCGACGAGGTCGACGAGGCGCAGCGCGCAGTCGACGACGCGGAGGACGCCGAGCGCCTCCTCGATCCTGATCAGCTCGCCTACCTTGATGAGCGCTTCGACAGCCCGGCGGGTACGCCCGCGCGCAGCAAGCTTGAGGCGCTCGCAAGGTTCGACGCCGCGCTCGACAGCGCCTCGCGCCTGTTGCGTGAGGATCAGGCCGCCGCGCAGCTCACCCTCGAGGAGCAGCGCCTGCACCTGAAGCGCGCGCTCGAGGGGTTCCTCGAGAGTTGGCCGAACCCGAACCTGCGCGCCGACCCGGATTCGTCGCTCGCGGACTTCGAGCGGATCCTCGCCGAACTTGAAACGAGCGGACTGCACGAGCTCGAGACCGAGTGGAAGCACAGCCTGCTCAAGCTGTCGGGCAACGACCTCACAAACCTGGATTCCATGCTCAGTCGAGCCCTCCGCGAGATCAGGGAGCGGATCGAGCCCATCAACCGCATCATGCAGGACCTGCCGTTCTACGACGACGAACACCGGCTACAGATCACGCCGCGAGAGAACCAGTCCGAGGCGAGGCGCAGGTTCCGCGCCGAGCTGCGCGAGGTGCGCGCGCTCATCGCGGCCGCGGCGACCGACGCGGAGCGGGAACAAGCGTACGAGCGGATGAAGAAGTTCATCGGCAGGATCAGGCGCACGGCCCCCGACTTCGCGGAGCTCGTCGACGTGCGCAACCATGTTCGTGTGAGCGCCGAGAAGGTGCATGCGGTGACGAAGCAGCACGCGGCGTTGTACGACCACATCGGCGAGAAGTCGGGCGGCGAGTCGCAGGAGCTCATCGCGTTCATCGTTGGGGCGGCGCTGCGGTACCAGCTCGGCGACGCCGACGCGGAGCGGCCGCGCTACGCGCCGG